A window of the Calditrichia bacterium genome harbors these coding sequences:
- a CDS encoding PorV/PorQ family protein encodes MSNICKQLRVILITILFGAMPVLSQSSQDVSSIDRAGTTAGQFLKIGAGARAIGLGSAYTALTDDILSIYWNPAGLSRVRGNGEATFNHAEWLAETSYDFAAFSMNLGSFGALGIHITSLSVPEEPVRTIDNPDGTGQFWDATMISGGVSYALSLTEDFSIGFTGKFVQEKIFNQTARGAAVDLGVLYRTPFRRLWLGAAISNFGTKMQLDGRDLYINYDPFTQSGGVSNVPSKYRLEKFELPLTMRFGLALEAYKNDDITVLAVADGVQPNDNGEYLNSGLEVGVKNTIFLRGGYKSLMMENSEQGLTFGAGIRYDAAGTNLKFDFGWADYGRLDNVQFVSFTVRY; translated from the coding sequence ATGAGCAATATTTGCAAACAACTGCGAGTGATACTGATAACAATCCTGTTTGGTGCGATGCCCGTTTTGTCCCAAAGTTCACAGGATGTTTCATCAATCGACCGGGCAGGAACGACAGCTGGACAATTTTTAAAGATTGGGGCTGGTGCACGGGCGATTGGATTGGGTAGTGCCTACACCGCATTGACAGATGATATTTTGTCGATCTACTGGAATCCTGCCGGGTTATCCCGCGTTCGCGGAAACGGGGAAGCCACATTCAACCATGCCGAATGGTTAGCCGAAACCAGCTACGATTTCGCAGCTTTTTCGATGAATCTCGGATCGTTTGGTGCGCTCGGTATCCATATCACATCACTCAGTGTTCCCGAAGAGCCCGTCCGCACGATTGATAATCCCGACGGCACCGGCCAATTTTGGGATGCAACAATGATATCCGGTGGTGTCAGCTATGCACTGTCGCTTACCGAGGATTTCTCGATCGGATTTACCGGAAAATTTGTTCAGGAAAAAATATTCAATCAGACTGCCCGTGGCGCAGCAGTCGATTTGGGCGTGTTGTATCGCACACCATTTCGTCGGTTATGGCTCGGTGCAGCTATTTCTAATTTCGGCACCAAAATGCAGCTCGACGGACGTGATCTGTATATTAATTACGATCCGTTTACGCAAAGCGGCGGTGTATCCAACGTGCCCTCCAAATATCGTCTAGAGAAGTTCGAGTTACCGCTAACCATGCGTTTTGGTTTGGCATTGGAAGCCTATAAAAATGATGATATCACTGTGCTGGCAGTTGCTGACGGTGTTCAACCTAACGATAATGGCGAATACCTCAACAGCGGTTTGGAAGTTGGCGTAAAAAACACCATTTTCCTGCGCGGCGGATACAAATCATTAATGATGGAAAATAGCGAACAGGGTTTAACCTTCGGCGCGGGCATACGCTACGATGCCGCCGGAACCAACCTTAAATTTGATTTTGGCTGGGCCGATTATGGTCGCTTGGACAATGTGCAGTTTGTTTCTTTTACGGTGCGCTATTAA